From the genome of Oxyura jamaicensis isolate SHBP4307 breed ruddy duck chromosome 2, BPBGC_Ojam_1.0, whole genome shotgun sequence, one region includes:
- the SFRP4 gene encoding secreted frizzled-related protein 4 isoform X1: protein MAERSRVPAGSAAPRPSAAATRGEAAAEEEEEEEEEGVGGRMLRALVAVSLWLRVSPRAQGAPCEAVRIPMCRPMPWNITRMPNHLHHSTQENAVLAIEQYEELVGTGCSPVLPFFLCAMYAPICTLEFLYDPIKPCRSVCQRARDGCEPIMRRYNHSWPDSLACDDLPVYDRGVCISPEAIVTDLPEDGKWTDFTHGMLVPDGPPQPECRTRGQEQCRCKKTKPTLATYLAKNYSYIIHAKIKSVEKGNCNEITTVVEVKDILKSSMAIPLSQVPLLTNSSCQCPPLQLKQDVLIMCYEWRSRLMLLDGCLVEKWKDQLNKRFKRWEQRLQEQKLRMARTKNQNAGRSGRSGAPKPSTKNTNRLASGLKKATKLRNGQKEAKAKKV, encoded by the exons ATGGCCGAGCGCAGCCGGGTACCGGCAGGCAGCGCCGCTCCGCGCCCGTCGGCCGCCGCGACccgcggggaggcggcggccgaggaggaggaggaggaagaagaggaaggggtgggggggaggatGCTGCGCGCCTTGGTGGCGGTGTCCCTGTGGCTGCGGGTGAGCCCGCGGGCGCAGGGCGCGCCGTGCGAGGCAGTGCGTATCCCCATGTGCCGCCCCATGCCCTGGAACATCACCCGCATGCCCAACCACCTCCACCACAGTACCCAGGAGAACGCCGTCCTGGCCATCGAGCAGTACGAGGAGCTGGTGGGCACCGGCTGCAGCCCGGtcctccccttcttcctctgcGCCATGTACGCCCCCATCTGCACGCTGGAGTTCCTCTACGACCCCATCAAGCCTTGCCGCTCCGTCTGCCAGCGCGCCCGCGACGGCTGCGAGCCCATCATGCGCCGCTACAACCACAGCTGGCCCGACAGCCTGGCCTGCGACGACCTCCCCGTCTACGACCGAGGCGTCTGCATCTCCCCCGAGGCCATCGTCACCGACCTGCCCGAGG ATGGAAAGTGGACGGACTTCACACATGGCATGCTGGTGCCCGATGGACCCCCGCAGCCGGAGTGCAGGACCCGAGGCCAGG AGCAATGCCGGTGCAAAAAGACAAAGCCCACGCTGGCAACCTACCTGGCCAAGAACTACAGCTACA TCAttcatgctaaaataaaaagcGTGGAAAAGGGGAACTGCAATGAGATAACAACTGTGGTTGAAGTAAAAGACATTCTGAAGTCTTCAATGGCGATTCCTCTGTCCCAAGTGCCTCTTCTTACAAATTCCTCTTGCCAGTGCCCACCTCTGCAGCTGAAACAGGATGTCCTCATCATGTGCTACGAGTGGCGCTCAAG gTTGATGCTTCTTGATGGATGTCTAGTTGAAAAATGGAAGGATCAGCTAAACAAAAGATTTAAG AGATGGGAACAGAGACTGCAAGAACAAAAGCTGCGAATGGCCCGCACTAAGAACCAAAATGCAGGGCGCAGTGGTCGGAGTGGGGCCCCAAAACCATCAACCAAGAACACCAACCGACTGGCCAGTGGCCTCAAAAAGGCCACTAAACTGAGAAATGGCCAGAAAGAAGCCAAAGCTAAAAAAGTATGA
- the SFRP4 gene encoding secreted frizzled-related protein 4 isoform X3: MAERSRVPAGSAAPRPSAAATRGEAAAEEEEEEEEEGVGGRMLRALVAVSLWLRVSPRAQGAPCEAVRIPMCRPMPWNITRMPNHLHHSTQENAVLAIEQYEELVGTGCSPVLPFFLCAMYAPICTLEFLYDPIKPCRSVCQRARDGCEPIMRRYNHSWPDSLACDDLPVYDRGVCISPEAIVTDLPEVIHAKIKSVEKGNCNEITTVVEVKDILKSSMAIPLSQVPLLTNSSCQCPPLQLKQDVLIMCYEWRSRLMLLDGCLVEKWKDQLNKRFKRWEQRLQEQKLRMARTKNQNAGRSGRSGAPKPSTKNTNRLASGLKKATKLRNGQKEAKAKKV, encoded by the exons ATGGCCGAGCGCAGCCGGGTACCGGCAGGCAGCGCCGCTCCGCGCCCGTCGGCCGCCGCGACccgcggggaggcggcggccgaggaggaggaggaggaagaagaggaaggggtgggggggaggatGCTGCGCGCCTTGGTGGCGGTGTCCCTGTGGCTGCGGGTGAGCCCGCGGGCGCAGGGCGCGCCGTGCGAGGCAGTGCGTATCCCCATGTGCCGCCCCATGCCCTGGAACATCACCCGCATGCCCAACCACCTCCACCACAGTACCCAGGAGAACGCCGTCCTGGCCATCGAGCAGTACGAGGAGCTGGTGGGCACCGGCTGCAGCCCGGtcctccccttcttcctctgcGCCATGTACGCCCCCATCTGCACGCTGGAGTTCCTCTACGACCCCATCAAGCCTTGCCGCTCCGTCTGCCAGCGCGCCCGCGACGGCTGCGAGCCCATCATGCGCCGCTACAACCACAGCTGGCCCGACAGCCTGGCCTGCGACGACCTCCCCGTCTACGACCGAGGCGTCTGCATCTCCCCCGAGGCCATCGTCACCGACCTGCCCGAGG TCAttcatgctaaaataaaaagcGTGGAAAAGGGGAACTGCAATGAGATAACAACTGTGGTTGAAGTAAAAGACATTCTGAAGTCTTCAATGGCGATTCCTCTGTCCCAAGTGCCTCTTCTTACAAATTCCTCTTGCCAGTGCCCACCTCTGCAGCTGAAACAGGATGTCCTCATCATGTGCTACGAGTGGCGCTCAAG gTTGATGCTTCTTGATGGATGTCTAGTTGAAAAATGGAAGGATCAGCTAAACAAAAGATTTAAG AGATGGGAACAGAGACTGCAAGAACAAAAGCTGCGAATGGCCCGCACTAAGAACCAAAATGCAGGGCGCAGTGGTCGGAGTGGGGCCCCAAAACCATCAACCAAGAACACCAACCGACTGGCCAGTGGCCTCAAAAAGGCCACTAAACTGAGAAATGGCCAGAAAGAAGCCAAAGCTAAAAAAGTATGA
- the SFRP4 gene encoding secreted frizzled-related protein 4 isoform X2, with translation MAERSRVPAGSAAPRPSAAATRGEAAAEEEEEEEEEGVGGRMLRALVAVSLWLRVSPRAQGAPCEAVRIPMCRPMPWNITRMPNHLHHSTQENAVLAIEQYEELVGTGCSPVLPFFLCAMYAPICTLEFLYDPIKPCRSVCQRARDGCEPIMRRYNHSWPDSLACDDLPVYDRGVCISPEAIVTDLPEEQCRCKKTKPTLATYLAKNYSYIIHAKIKSVEKGNCNEITTVVEVKDILKSSMAIPLSQVPLLTNSSCQCPPLQLKQDVLIMCYEWRSRLMLLDGCLVEKWKDQLNKRFKRWEQRLQEQKLRMARTKNQNAGRSGRSGAPKPSTKNTNRLASGLKKATKLRNGQKEAKAKKV, from the exons ATGGCCGAGCGCAGCCGGGTACCGGCAGGCAGCGCCGCTCCGCGCCCGTCGGCCGCCGCGACccgcggggaggcggcggccgaggaggaggaggaggaagaagaggaaggggtgggggggaggatGCTGCGCGCCTTGGTGGCGGTGTCCCTGTGGCTGCGGGTGAGCCCGCGGGCGCAGGGCGCGCCGTGCGAGGCAGTGCGTATCCCCATGTGCCGCCCCATGCCCTGGAACATCACCCGCATGCCCAACCACCTCCACCACAGTACCCAGGAGAACGCCGTCCTGGCCATCGAGCAGTACGAGGAGCTGGTGGGCACCGGCTGCAGCCCGGtcctccccttcttcctctgcGCCATGTACGCCCCCATCTGCACGCTGGAGTTCCTCTACGACCCCATCAAGCCTTGCCGCTCCGTCTGCCAGCGCGCCCGCGACGGCTGCGAGCCCATCATGCGCCGCTACAACCACAGCTGGCCCGACAGCCTGGCCTGCGACGACCTCCCCGTCTACGACCGAGGCGTCTGCATCTCCCCCGAGGCCATCGTCACCGACCTGCCCGAGG AGCAATGCCGGTGCAAAAAGACAAAGCCCACGCTGGCAACCTACCTGGCCAAGAACTACAGCTACA TCAttcatgctaaaataaaaagcGTGGAAAAGGGGAACTGCAATGAGATAACAACTGTGGTTGAAGTAAAAGACATTCTGAAGTCTTCAATGGCGATTCCTCTGTCCCAAGTGCCTCTTCTTACAAATTCCTCTTGCCAGTGCCCACCTCTGCAGCTGAAACAGGATGTCCTCATCATGTGCTACGAGTGGCGCTCAAG gTTGATGCTTCTTGATGGATGTCTAGTTGAAAAATGGAAGGATCAGCTAAACAAAAGATTTAAG AGATGGGAACAGAGACTGCAAGAACAAAAGCTGCGAATGGCCCGCACTAAGAACCAAAATGCAGGGCGCAGTGGTCGGAGTGGGGCCCCAAAACCATCAACCAAGAACACCAACCGACTGGCCAGTGGCCTCAAAAAGGCCACTAAACTGAGAAATGGCCAGAAAGAAGCCAAAGCTAAAAAAGTATGA